In one Babylonia areolata isolate BAREFJ2019XMU chromosome 14, ASM4173473v1, whole genome shotgun sequence genomic region, the following are encoded:
- the LOC143289590 gene encoding actin-related protein 2/3 complex subunit 5-like protein — protein sequence MAKNTGSSKFRKVDVDQYDEDKYVDENEADVDSADSQGANDAEVNTLLAQGKNLDALKLVLTCAPVASKNQAVKDRATNTAVRVLSSFKTAEIDKAVKSLDARNVDMLMKYIYRGFEFPTDGSSAVLLTWHEKTFAVGGSGSIIRVLTDRKRV from the exons ATGGCCAAAAACACTGGGTCGAGTAAATTTCGGAAAGTGGATGTGGACCAGTATGACGAAGATAAATACGTGGACGAGAATGAAGCAGACGTGGATTCTGCAGACTCCCAGGGCGCTAACGACGCGGAAGTAAACACCCTGCTAGCGCAA GGTAAAAACCTGGACGCTCTCAAGCTGGTGCTGACCTGTGCCCCGGTGGCTTCAAAGAACCAGGCTGTCAAG gaccgtGCCACCAACACGGCAGTGCGGGTGCTGTCCTCCTTCAAGACGGCCGAGATCGACAAAGCGGTGAAGTCACTGGACGCCAGAAACGTGGACATGCTCATGAAGTACATCTACAGAGGCTTTGAGTTCCCCACCGATGGGAGCAGCGCTGTTCTGCTCACCTGGCATGAAAAG ACGTTTGCAGTTGGAGGCTCAGGCAGCATCATACGTGTGCTGACAGACCGAAAACGCGTGTAG